A stretch of DNA from Peromyscus maniculatus bairdii isolate BWxNUB_F1_BW_parent chromosome 7, HU_Pman_BW_mat_3.1, whole genome shotgun sequence:
GCAGGTAATCCTAGATTCTTGGGACTTAAACCAGGAAAACTGAAAGTTCAAATCCTGCCTGGGCTATAAAGAGTTCAAGGCAAGactctcaaaataaaacatgagTAGAGGCCTGGGATGGAGCTCAGTACTGCAGGTTGTGctgaatttcttaatttaaaattataagggAAATAGTTTACATGTCTAGAAAAGTCTTCATCTCAAGACCATTGGTTACTAAACAAAAACCAATGTCAGGAAATGGATAACCACTCATGAGTCCAGAAAAACATGACAGAGTCTTGCCATTGCTCATGGTTGCCTACCATGTTAAGTCCCTAATGCTGAAGCCACCATACACCTTGGTTGTacgacatagagaaatcaagagATACTATAAAGGCtgatgagagagaaaagacatcaaTGATCTTAATCAGCTGTAAGCTCTACAAAGTATTATACCATCTGCCTGGCAGGATATACTCACTGATGCAATAATTACATGACTATTATGGGAGTACCATACTAAAAATCAGAGAAAAGGGTGTTCAAAGCTTTCAGTTGTATACCCAACCCCACCAGGATTCAATGGATAGTCCCAATCCAGTGTCATAGAGATGATACTGATTAAACAAAATTGGTCacactataaaacaaaatgacataaaTCTAAGAAAAGAACAGGTAGGGAAGAGAGATTGATGgagatgggaaggagaaaggaaaagttaaCAGGAGATAGAAACcataatgtattatatacatatatgaaactgaccaaaaaaaaaaaacaatatagagagcaaaatctttttaaagtaaaaggtaAACTATCCACaaagcttgaaaagaaaaaaaaattaacaaagcatATGCAAAAGTCATAATCCCAAAGGAAAACTTCAAAGAATAGAAATTGAAATGGATCACTTGAGTTAGGGATGGTAGCCCatggctgcaatcccagcactctagaggcagaggcaggcagaatgacacccactgaggccagcctggtccagtaaaggagttccagaccagtcaggacTGCATAGGGAagcctatcttaaaaaacaaaatagaggaAACAGTGTTGCTAGTGAAGATGTgagctacaaagaaagaaaatagtcatCAATATATTCCTattcaaaacagaaaatcaaataagtctcagtaaaaaaaaatgaaaatctactAGAGAAAATAATAACAGTAGTATAGAGATTTTAAGAAATACCAAAAGAGGCCACTTAATGgctattaaatattaaaagttgcatGAAATTGAGCTATCAGAAAAATCAAACTTTAAACCCTAAGACACTTTGGTCCCGTGCACAAAACTGGCTAACTTTTAACAACTCAAATACTAAAATAGTTAGGAAATGAAGCAACTGGAATCCATGTATCAAGTTGATGTGAGTCAAATTATTATAGCTTGTGAAACTGCCATTCCACAGAAATTGGACAGCTCTGTCTACTTAAAGAACAGTACATTTGGGTGTGTTCATGTGACTGTGCTTTGCTTTCTGTAGAGTTGGTCCAGGATCCCTTGTAAATACATGGTAACATCTGCCTTTAGCTTACTCATATTGTCCCATACAAATTAAATCTCCAGTAGATGGCTTGTGATATGTAACATAAGCACTACAGAGCCCAAAGAAAGCCCATTATTATGAGcatcaatataaaatatactgAACTACTTCATGGAAAAACATATGCAACTTGACTATGGTTATATGCAAATTATGTGTACAACTAAACAAACTGTTGAGATAAAGAATAAAGGTGAGGTATATAGAAAGAGACAACTACCACAAGACTTAATATAATAGCAAATCAAGAAGACTTCACATAATCTACAAGAATTATACTTGAGCTAGGTTTGAACTAGTGAGTGgtggaaagagcaagagaacactGATAACTGACTAGCTCTGGACCTGTGATGGATGCACAGTGTGCACACTGTGACAGCTCATCTACCCAGATAACTATGATTTGAGTAACTTTCTGTTTGAAACTGTCAGTACCTTTGTAATGAAAACATGATTCAATATGTCCTTCAGAGATTTGGAAAAATGAGGAACAAAGACCTTGTGGTATCAGTGTTAAGTGGAAAActccttttgaaatttttatagaaATTACGGGATCAGCAAGTTCTGGAAAATCCTTGAGGCTCTCTGTCCCTTTAGAAGCTTGGGATCCCATGATATCACATGGAACAAGTCACATGTGGCCCTGCTTGGGGTGCAGGCAGCATAGTATAAACCATACTCTTCTCCTACCTGTGCTTCTTGCTGTTTAACTGAACTTGTTTAATGACACTAAATGTGTCACTTACTTCTCCATCTGTGAAGACAAAGagctgcaaaacaaacaaacaaaagatgaattCATCTGGCTTCTGTCAAGTTCATTGGTAGACAACAGCATTGGTCCTCATGGACTACAACTATTTACAGTCTTTGTAGCTTCTTCACACAGGGATGGGGACCCTAGTGCTCCACTGTCACTTGCTCCATAGAGACTCTTCAGTGGGAAGAGTTTCACACCCTGGGAAGAGTTTCACATCCTCCCATCCATCTTTTATCTTAAACTTTTGGTACCACATAAGAAGTTGACTGCCTGCCCCATGGAATAGAGGAAGAACGCTGCCTCTGGTCTTTTTCTCTTCACTGTACAGTAGATGACTTAAGTTTACACACTATTTACACAATTATATATGGGAGAACTGGGACTCAGATTTAGTAGAAAATTTCACAATTTGTCCATCTTAGCTTGGTTCCAAAGCTCACCTGTAAGGGATGGCCAGGAATGCAGGGCGCCTTGTAAATGTCCAGGAGTGGTGTCAAGATTTCAGTGCCCCCTAGGTCTGCTTCTAAATCCTTCACTCTTTCCACTGCCTCCTCCATTGTTTTCTGAGTGTACTTCATACTCTCCCTTAGAGAAACAAGCATGTCTAGTcacatggcagtcacaaacatTGCTATGCCTATCATGAAATTACTATCATGAAAACTGCTTCTGATGACCCCAATATTACTAATTACTCTGCTATAGTCAGTTTAAAAGTGCCAACCCTACTGTAAAGTACATTATTTCACAGTCCATGGTCTTCCAAGAAACTTACGGAAAGAATTTTTCATAGGAAGATCCAAATCTGTAGATGTTGAAATAACAACCCATAGGTAAACtcttcagcagcagcaacagagttTCCTGAAGGTGAGAGAAGATGAGGAGATGGAGTGAGAGAGACTCTACCAAACATACAGACCCCAGTCTATTTCCTAAGGGTAGAAAAAGTCACCATCTTATGTCACCTTTTATTTCAAGGCTGAGATCAAAGTGGCCATGCTTGTTATTGTTATAGACCTACAGCTATAAATGAGCCCTACCCATAGCATTTCCAATCATCCTCACATGGCACCTCCCAAAACATTGAAGAATCTGGCTTTACCTTGGCAGCTTCTATGCGTAGCTGAGAATCCTTCTGGTTGTTCATGGGGGATTTCATACTTCCAGAGCAGTCCATGAGGAACACAAATTCTCCACAGGACCTTGAGGCTTCCACTTCTGGGATATCTGGATAGAAGCTCACCATTGCAGAAGGAGCTCCCATCAAAATATctgtagagaaaggagaagaaccCTGTAAGGTTCAAGGAAACTCAGGTGTTCCAAAGTCCCCAAGAACCAATTATCAATTCAATAGAGAACtgagaaactgaaataaaaaaaaaaaacaaacttgttttctccttttgtgCTGTGTGCACATGAATAATGTGAGTTGTcagtataaaagaaaaagcagcagaacagagggagagggaggaaaacaaGGTAGGAATTAACAGACAATAACAAAGCAGTGTCAGCGTGTGCAAATTCTAGGCATCTTAACAATTGAATAGGGCACAATAGCTTAGCAGCTGCTAGCATGAAGTCAACATACAGACAAAATTCCTAACAGGTAAATCTCTTCAAGTCTTATTAATGGGAAAGTGATGCCCGGGTCACTGATTACATCTTTAATTAGAACCTTGCAGAGAAATGATATTCATATGCATAATTCTTTAAATGACAAATTCCAAGAGCAGGACACTCAGGAAAGTACCCCTAGAAAACTGGGTGAAAACATTATACATATGAACCAGATACAGATCTTTAGATATACAGCTTATGCAGGAGTAGCATTGTTTTGAATGTGTAAAGTAGATTTCTTCCCACCCTGGGAGACAGGTGGTTAGCATGACACCAGGACTCTTCTGAGAAGCCAGAAGCCCATGAGAATGATGGAAATGGATATCTACACTGTTTAGAACAAGGTCTTATAGGTATCAGTACTCCTCATATGGTGTCTACTAATTCTTTCAAACCAGTTCATATGATTTCACTTCATAAGTCAGAGCTTCCTTGTTTATAAATGAGCAACTCTACTTCTTAGCCTCAGTTGCCTCTTCTGAAGCATCAAGGTAGTAGTAATTCCTACTACAGCACTATTGTAAGGTTAAGTGATACAATATGCTTACAGAATTCAGGATAAGGCTTAACTCACACTGAGctgttaattataattttatacatttttctacttttaaattcGTGTAATTATACATTCTAAGTTTAACACATAATTTAGTTCATGTATTTTTACGCTTCATGTTGGTATTACATTAAAGAGTTTTAGTGAGCCAACCTGCCTGTTAACATACCCTTGTTCTTCTGAAGGACATGAAAAGAGGAAGATATCTGATAAAATATGTGCACTGGGAAGCAGGAACGAGgaatcatagacagaaggaattAGACTGAGATATGATCAACTATGTCCACTGATAGCCTGCAAATCTGATCATTGAATAGAGATGAGAACATATTCATGGAACCAAGGAGATGccatagaaaggaagaaatcaagaccTTAGTTATTACCTATTAAGTAGCAGCATCTTAAGGTTCTATCTGGTAGATAAAAATACTCCTGACTAAAGACCAAGTCTGAGTTGGAATATTTTATGAAAACCCAAACAGGAGATCAAGAAatcaactgtagatgtaaccaaccatcttattaactaagaaacacagaaccaatgcaaagaagaaagccaagagatcagagctaagagccttaccacccgctgctagcctcttaagccaagagacctctccgaaagagagctacttcctgtgtgtttgtctttatatagtctttctgttctgtcttttcattggttgtaaacccaaacacatgactgcctcgtcactgcctgtttgtacagccctctaggtcttctatggtattgagattaaaggcgtgtgtctccaatgctggctgtatccctgaacacacagagacttacctagctctgcctaccaagtgctgggattataagcgtatGCCACAAATGCCCagttctgctatggcttgctattagctctgacccccaggcaactttatttattaacatacaattaaaatcacatttcagtacaaataaaatgccacCATAATCAACAGCAACAAAGACAGAACATAGAGCTACAAAGGAGATGAGGAAATTGGAAGAAACCCAGGGAAACTGGAATTCCCCTGAGTGACCTCAGAGAGAAGTGGCCAAACTGTGAGAAGAAAAAACCCCTACCTGTAGTTCAGCATGAGGTCATACTTGCAAATACTGAAAATGATGTATTGGTAGGGGTTGAGTATGGAAACCCAGGTTCATGGTAAAGTCATTACACTGCTTTACAGTGACAGCAGAATAAGCCCAAGCTCAGATGTCACCATTATGAATACCATTGGCCCCCAAGGAGCTTCCATATATCCAACCTGGAGATCAAGAGTTGCAGCACCCTTTTGTGTTGTGTGATGATCTTTGTAACCCAGTGCAGAATGGgccaaagaagacaaagaaagcaaaacacataTATGGGCTGTGCCAGCTTTTTATAAAAGTTAAGCATACATataaggaaatgttttaaatgaCAATCACTAgatataaataagaaacaaaactcaCTGGAAAGTTAAGTTTAGTCTAAGAAAAAATCAAGTAGGCTACAAAGAATGGGTTTGAATTGGATTCTTGTAATTTTTTCCAAGTTCAATTTCTACAGTACACAGGAGACCTAAAATTGATTCTGTGTTAAATTTGACCATTCCTATTAatcataagacaaaaaaaaatgagaactggCAGCAAGATGACATCCAGTtatgatgaattaaaaaaaaaaatctacttaaagTGTCATTATTTTTCACCTACAAATAACTATTTGCACATTGTCTAGATTATAGTACCATTATTTTCCTAATTGAACTATTATTTTATAGTGATACTAGGAATTATAACTACTTTTCCCATCCCATTACCTGGAGACCTTCTACCTAAATTCTTCCAGTTTGTTAATGTACACTATTTTAATAATGACATTGTAACTAATCATGTAACTGATGACACAAACAGTGACTGCATAACCCTCTCATCATTTACTTATATTTGATACCATTATAATATGGATCAATATCATCTGCATGTCATAtagacatttatatttatatcagaAGAAATATTGTAAATATTAGAATTGTCAAAATGAGTAATTACTTTGCTCTTTGTAGCCCAAATACTTTCAAAACAGTTGAAACCAACTGATTTGCTCCAACACTATCTGACAGTGTAAACTTGCCACACCATGTGCAGCATGAGACTTTATCAGATTTGGACATCACTGATCCTATGACAGGAGACATAGTCACAAGATTACTTTTTATTTGCCATTTTTGTAAGACCAGTCATTGCCACATGTTGATAATGGGCTGCATATTTTCTTGTGAATTATTTAGTCCTATTTTCCCTCTAATTATCTAGTAATCTATGTAAATTAACCTATAGGACATAATCACATGATTACCTATTAAGCCCTGTCATTTTTTACATGTGGAAGTGAAAAGTCACTATTTCAATGGACATATTCTTATCCTGGAATAGGGTAGAAAAATCAAGGCTAATTGGGAGTTACATCTTAGAAAGGGACTATAGTGGGAAACAGAAAATACCTGGCTTCACGTCTGGCATCCCCATCTCCACAGCTACACTGGGGCTGTGCACTGCATTGTAGTAAATCAGGAGTTCCACATCCCGGTCAAACTTGTGTCCTTCAGCCAAGGAAACCTGAGTAGAATACCACCAGAGCAGCCATGTTAGAACTGCCACTGGTTGCTTTCTGAGATAAGGTCATAGGTCAGTGTTTCAGGCTTCTCACATCAGGAACACAATCAGAAGTATTTGAAGGACTGGATGAAACAGAGTGTATACAATACCCAGAGCAGGGAAGGTAGATAGTGTGCCTCTCCAAGCATGGCCAGAAAAAACAAGGGAAATGTGGGAAGAATGAGTGAGGACCAGGTCAACAATGAAGACAGAGAGGACTGACAATAGTGTTCTCTTACTACTCACCTGAGCAGAAGTCTTGTCATCTGCAAGGTATTGAATAGGACTCAAGGAGCAGTTGGATTGGATCCTCTCAATGGCATGCTGGGAAGTGATTGTGGCAACCAAGCTGAGTGTGTAGGGCAGTTCTTCCAAAGGGGTTATAGGGGTCTTTATATTCAAGCAACTGTTTGCTGACCTTTCTACAAAATAGTACATTAATTCTGTTTCCATGTCAACAATTTCTAACACAAACATAATTGTGTATTTCCCCAGCCATTCTCCCACTGGTTTTTAAAGGCAGAAATTACTTACCAGAGAGCTTGTATCTTGGATTCAAGATTGCTGGGAGCACATAGCGAAGGGCACCATCTGTTTCCAGAGGCAATTCTTGCACATACCTCAGGGTAACTGCCACCTTAGACCCAGGATGGAGGTTCCCCACATTGCAAGAAAAGACATCCCTGGAGTAGTCATCCTCTTCCAATAAGTAAGCTTGATGGCCCTGGGAGAGGGCATCCTCATAGTTTCTATGGGCCTAGAGCAAGAGCAGGATGGGTTGAAATGAAATCATGTGAAGTAAAGAAAATACAGCTGTTTTTCTGAGGGAGTGCCACAGATCCTGTGAACTTCACAATTATCCTGGTAGCTTCTACTTGATTCCCTCTGCCTTATTGATTTTAGGCAAAAAGTAATTAGAAGTGAATTAAAGAACAGTCAATATCTGATGGGGGAACCTCATGAATTGTTTATAAAGATAAAAGTAGAATGCAATTTAAAAGATAGAAGAGAAAAGATAATGTACTCATCCTTCAGACCTCCATCTTCTCCTGCAATTCTGCCACAATTTTCTTCCCATCCACCAAGGCTTCAAAGCTGTAGACAGCAGAGTCTTCATCCATGGGGAACACAAAGATTGCCTCTAATGGGACTTTTTCCTCATTCTCATAATTTAAGGTTGTAGACACCCCAGCCACAAAGTCATTGATGGACAAGGTAACCGAGATGCTCTTCAGTGGTACTGGGGAAGATATCAGTGTTTAGGAGATCAACAAATTTTACCAGTCTAGGATTATGTATGTGCTGGGTACAACTACCTCATCACTAAGAGTTGTAAGTCAGGCTTACCTGGCTGCTTTTTGCCAGTGATTAGACCAAAGTGATGTTCCATGGTAACTGCAGGTTTCTGTGGAGAAGACACATCACTAAGAGGTTCGTGGTAGTGTTACACCGTCAATGCCAGCAAGTTACATGCTTTTCTCTCTCAGATCACATGGCAATGGAGAGAGTAAATAAGTGACTGTGGAATGCTTAGCCCTAAGTGACCATCTAGATCATCCTGTCTGCACCCTCACACCTGTCACACTGCAACCAACGTGCAGAGAGAAGTGTCAGAAATTTTCTGAGAGCCAAAGGTCATAGAGGACTACTGTAAGTCAGTGTCTTCTGTCCATGACAGGGCCATATTAGTCATAAACTCAAAGCAGATGTTGTTATCCACACAAGACATGTACCGTCAAGCCAGTCACAGCTCAGCACAGATTGGAGAGGGGTACATACAGTCCAATACCAACCTGAAGAGCTTTAAAGTTGAGAGCTTCTTGGAGTGGGACAGTCATTTTTCCTCAGGGACTTGGACCCTGTTAGATTGCCCATGCTCCAAAAGATGACCCTGAACCTTTGCACATATAAGCAGCACTAATGCCAGTCAATgggttaagaaaaaataaaataaagggataTACTATTAGGAGAGGGACCTGTTGCAGATGTGAGGGGGAGCTAAAAGGTAGGAATGGGGTggataatcaaaatacattgcacatatctataaaattttcaaaggataaattaaaaaatattacttattttaaaagacatactCAGGCATATAAAGATTATGCAtgcaacatttcttttaaaatagacaTTCCAAAATACAGTTCATGAATTATATTTTTTCACAAATCTTGCATGTAatataaagacaaagaaatatattGATTATGCTGGGTAATGATTTACATGATTATTTTATCCATAGAGTCTACAGATTGGGCTAATCTCAATCATGGTCCTGAAAACCCTCAAAGCTCTTCTGGGCCTTTCTAAACCTGACTGTGTGTTAGCTTGCCTCTCTCTGTTGTCACTTTGTGCAACCACAGTGCCCAACACCATCAAGGGTGGGTTTCATGGAAATTCATCCTAAGGTCTCAACTGGGAGCACACACCATGCTTGTTCAGATGCCCAAGGATGAGTCCCCTAGAAGTCCAGCCTTGTCTTTCAGATCTACAGGCAAGAAAACCCTCTTGAAAGAACACCCTTGGTTCTCTGGGTATTAGGGATTCTGAAGCCTTTGGAGAGCTTTTTCTAGGTCCTTCAGGCTGATCCTCATGACCCTTTAAAACTCTCAGACTAGGATGACACTCAGTGCAAAAGAACTTGTCAACCTGTACAAAATCCTGAGTTCCATATCTAAGCCCTAGGCCAGGCTGAAGGCTGGGGACACTGTCTTAGTCTCTCTGGAAATCATCCCTCTGATATCAGTGGTGTTTTCTATAGATTTCCTATACATTTCAGTCACAAAAATCTCTACCAAAAAAAGTCTTCTCTACGAAACTGTTTTCTACACCTGCTGTTTTGAGCTATTGGAAAAGTCCGACAGCGTTAGAATGGCTCAGATCTGGACGGCAGCACAGAGGTAACAGCTaagcaagaagaaggaggagggcagCAGGCGCTGGGAAGGACTTTCCCTGGAGGCAGGTAGGGGAGCCTGGAGCAGGGGGAGAATTTCTCCTGACAGCAGCAGGAAGCTTCAAGCAGGAGACTCACCCAGGAGCAGCTCAGCTGGAGGATGGAATGTGTCTGGCAGCGGAGATCTCAGGCTGGCAGTGGCCACgacaggaggctgagagaggagagaggcagacagacagacgaggGTCCCCTACAAGGAAACATCGACTTCCTGAATCCAACCTCAAAACAAATTTCCGGAGTTTCATTCTCTCCTGACCCTTCCTTGGTCACCTGTGGTAAGTGTTCCTTCTGTGTCACAGGACGGAAGCCCTCAAAGGCCCTTGAGGCAGAGACTGGCTCCCGAAGGGACCAGTTACAGACTTCAACTGTATGACACTAGATACCGAAAGCTTTTCCTTGGGTTTGGGGAGTGGCCTGTGTGGTGACCCTGCAGCTTTGTAACTGTTGAGACAGTGTCAGCCCAacaacaggcaggaagcaggctgAATCAGCTGGCCACACCCTGTTAGTTACTGCTGCCGGAAGGGGACAATCCGTGCCTCAAGCCCAGGAAAGTGATTGCAGTGTGGAGTGAATAAAAGTTATTTAATCATAGACTCTCTATCCAAGACCTTCAGTGCCAAAAATTTACGAAAGACATAGCTTCAATCTCTCAAATATCTATAGAAAAGCATCTATGGGCTGCAATGGATCAGGGTGGGTGGAGAATGAAAGCTCCATGTTCATAGGGCAAACCTAcctaaaactgaaaagaaaaacaaaaaaagcaacagCAAAAACCTATTTTGTGAGATAGAGGAAGagtgagaagaagaaagaagggggggagggaagaaaggagggagagagagagagagagagagagagagagagagacttgctcaatttttaaagttcttattaataaaaaaatttttaaaaaaaaggtaccagatattggggtaaatccTGAAAGATCAGATAGA
This window harbors:
- the LOC102927177 gene encoding von Willebrand factor A domain-containing protein 5A-like codes for the protein MEHHFGLITGKKQPVPLKSISVTLSINDFVAGVSTTLNYENEEKVPLEAIFVFPMDEDSAVYSFEALVDGKKIVAELQEKMEAHRNYEDALSQGHQAYLLEEDDYSRDVFSCNVGNLHPGSKVAVTLRYVQELPLETDGALRYVLPAILNPRYKLSERSANSCLNIKTPITPLEELPYTLSLVATITSQHAIERIQSNCSLSPIQYLADDKTSAQVSLAEGHKFDRDVELLIYYNAVHSPSVAVEMGMPDVKPDILMGAPSAMVSFYPDIPEVEASRSCGEFVFLMDCSGSMKSPMNNQKDSQLRIEAAKETLLLLLKSLPMGCYFNIYRFGSSYEKFFPESMKYTQKTMEEAVERVKDLEADLGGTEILTPLLDIYKAPCIPGHPLQLFVFTDGEVSDTFSVIKQVQLNSKKHRCFSFGIGEGASTSLIKGIARVSGGSAEFITSKDRMQTKALGSLKFALSCSVDDIALSWDLPPGLLAYMLSPEQTVIFRGQRLIVYAQLTGTMPQVESSGEVCLKYTLQGRSLENRVTFSLQPKTNASFTIHRLAAKSLIQTKDLGSYETSQRTKEDVVSISIQSGVLSSFTAYIAINKELNQPVQGPLAHRVIPRPVMSTSFCARKVKSCRNPALFSRDLLCLHTRNDTEFSEAQSSCFRKENVASMRKMKKSDSSKKKTNLQNDHKGFGENVALQLILLQKANGSWELDEDLTKILGTNLEDIKAANPAKDGDPSAWATVLAVLWLHANGKDTKYEWELLERKAVTWLHDHAGPSIPTLVQAANHLLKLPVTPAVLSL